The DNA segment CCGCCCAGCTCCCGCTCGCGATGAGTTCGCTCGCGTACATCGAGGTCGTCCCCTACGAGACGTTCCGGGACAAGTGGCGCTACGCGATCCTCGGGATCTTCATGTTCGGCGCGCTGTTCTCCCCGCCCGACCCGATCTCCCAGATCATGTGGGCGCTCCCGCTGATCGTCCTCTACGGGTTCAGCCTCGGGCTGACCCGCTTCATCGTCAACCTCAAACGCGGCGGGCGAGCGGAGATCGGGCCCACGTTCCGACGCAACGCCGGAAAGCTCATCGGCGCGCCGTTGTTGCTCGCCGCCGCTCTCTACGCCGCGCTCGTCTCCGGCGCCGGCCGGTACCTCCACGACGAACTCCTCGCTCCGCGGGGCATCGCCCTCCCCGAGGCGCTCTGGCTCCAGCAGGTGCTCGGCGTCTCCCGCGAGATCGCGCTCGCGGTCGGCGCCGCGGGCGCCACGTTCCTCCTCGCGTTCGCCGTCCTCGGGCTCTACTACCTGTTCACCTCGGTGAACGTCGAGGAGTCCGCCGGCGGTCGGATGGGCGACCCGGCCGGGATCGACCTCGCACCGCTCGACGCGGCGGGGGTCCGTGCGGCCCCGGATGCGGCCTTCGAGGCGCTCTCGGAGGAGGAGGCGCTCAAGCTCGCCCGCTCGGCGATCGACGACGGCGAGGGCGAGAAGGCCGAGGCGATCCTCGAACGCTTCGACGCAGCCCACGAGGACGACGCCGACGGGGACGCCTCCGCTACGAACGCGGAGACGACCGCCGGGACGGAGACCGGGGCGGACGCCGGCGCGGAGACAGCCGCCGGGGAGGGCGGCGTGGTCCAGGACACTGCGACGGGGATGTTCGCCGCGTTCTCCGAGGAGAAGGACGAGGACGACATCGGCGGCTACATCTACGACATCAAGTACATCGCCGACAGCCTCCGCTCGCGACTGTTCGTGATCTTCGCCGTCTTCGGACTCGTGCTGATGGGGACGTTCACGTTCTTCTACCTCGGCGGAGTGCGGGTCATCACGGAGGACTTCGTCTCGCGGATGCCGGCGGCGATCGTCAGCGTCGAGGACTTCCGGATCATCGACCTCCACCCGGTCGAGACGCTGATCTTCATCATCAAGGTCAGCACCATGCTCGCGGCGCTCGCGATCCTCCCGATGCTGCTCTACTACGCATGGCCGGCGATGCGGGACCGCGGACTGACGACCGGCCAGCGCTCGGTCGTCTACGAGTGGACCGTCGCGTTCGTGTTGGCGCTGGTCGGCGGTACGCTCCTCGGCTACTACTACATCGCACCCGGGATCATCGGCTTCCTCGTCTACGACGCGGTCCGAGGGGGGATGATCATCTCCTATCAGATCAGCAAGTTCTCCTGGCTGATCATCTACACCACCGTCGGCGTCGGTCTGCTCGCCTGCGTGCCGATCACGATGTGGATGCTCTTTCGCGGCAAGGTCTCCTCCTACCGGGCGATGCGGAACCGCTGGCGCGAGATGACGATCGCGGTCTTCGCCGTCTCCGGGGTGTTCACACCGATCAGCGTCCTGACGATGTTCCTGGTCGCGATCCCGACCATGCTGGCCTACGGGCTCGGACTCGCGGGCCTGTGGGTCGTCACCGCCGGTGGCCGCCGGGACCACGTCCCGCCCGACGACCGGAGCATCGGAAGCGAAAGCGACGAGGGCAGCGCGAAGTGGCTCGCGCTGATCCTCGCGATCCTCGTCCTCGTCGGGATCGGCGTCGTCGCCGGCGGCGTCAGCAGCGTCGTCGACGACACGTCGTTCGGCAGCGACGACCCGCCGGAGGAACCGCCGCTCGAGGAGGACGACCCCGGCGAACCGGCGGACGACGACTCGACGGCCGCTGACGACGAGGCCGCCGACGAGAACGCGAGCGGCGGCGACGCGAACGAGGCGGAGCCGGCCGGCTCCGGGTCGGACGACGAGACCGAACGGGACGAACCCAACGCCACCGACGACGACGAAACCGACGGTGATAACGCGACCGACGGCGATAACGAGACGGACGCGGCCGAACCGAACGATACCGAGAACGAGACCGACGATGCGGACGAGGACGGCGGCATCGACGACGGTGACGACGACGGCTCCGGAATTGACGTCCGCGAGCCGATAGACGGTTGAGGACTACCGCTTACTGCTCGCCCGGCGTAGCGTCCTCGGTGATCGCGAGCGAGAACGAGAAGTCGTCGGATACGTTCGCGGGCGCCTCCTCGGGGGTCAGGTAGCCGACCGCGTACGCCGTGTAGACGCTACCGGCCTCGAGATCCAACGCGAACCGTGCCAGTTCGTCCTCCTCGCCCGCCTCGCGCGTCTCGAGGATCTCCTCGTCGACCGGGACGTCGACGTAGACTCCCTCCCCGAACTCGAGTCCCTCGGCCAGGACCGTCCCGTCGTCGGTCGCAACGTCGATCGCCGGCGCGTCGGGCGAGGCGTGGACCGCCCGTAGGCGGGCGTGGCCCGGTTCGGTCGGTCCGTTCTCGTCCTCGAAACGCACCAGTTCGAGCGGGCGCTCGCTCAGCGAACACACCTCGCCGATCGCCGCCAGGGTGTACTCGCCCGAATCGAGCCGGACGTCGGTCTCGAAGATCGCCTCCTCCGGGCGTTCGCCGGCCGGGGTGAACGAGAGGGCGTAGCTCCTCGGCTCGTAGGAGACGTAGTCGCTCTGGGTGAGCGGGTCGACGTTCTCGAAGGCCGGGTCACCGTTCGCGTAGACGTCGACCGTCGGGACGTCGGGCGAGAGGTGAACGATCCGGACGGCGTCCTCGCGTTCCCCGTGGGAGCTCGCCCCGTCCACGCCCGCACCTGCCCCGATCGCGACCCCTGCTCCGATGCCCGCCAGCACCGATCGACGTGTGTACTGCGCCATGACTGGTACGGGGGAGCCGAAGCGCAATAAAACACGTCGATCCGAACGGTGTAAGTCCGCCGAGCGAGTGATGTTCTCCAGATATGCCCAAGATAAGCGTCGAAGTGCCCCAGGAGCTTCTCGAGGACCTCGATTCGCACGTCGGCGACGAGGGGAAGTTCGTCAACCGGAGCGAGGCGATCCGCGCCTCGATCAGGAAGACGCTCGACCTGCTCGACGAGATCGACCAGCGCCAGGGACGCCTCGAGGATGAGCGGTAGGGCCGACGCGCCGCGGCTCGCGCTCGCGGCGCTGTTCGTCACCGCGCTGGTGACCGCCCAGCTGCTCGCGGTGAAGATCCTCGCGTTCGGTCTCCCCTTCGAGCTGCCGCTGGTCGGACGCGAGGTGATCGTCCCGGCAGGGGTGCTCGCCTACGCGATCACCTTCCTCGCGACGGACTGTTACGCCGAGCTGTACGGCCGCCGGCCCGCCCAGACGCTGGTCAACGTCGGCTTCGCGATGATCCTCGTGATGCTCTCGCTGGTGTGGCTCGCGATCCTCGCGCCCGGCTCGCCCGCGGGCGTCGATCCCGATCTGTTCGCACGGGTGCTCGCGCCGAGCACGAACGTCGTCCTCGGAGGACTGTGCGCCTACCTCGTCAGCCAGAACTGGGACGTGATCGCCTTCCACCGTATCCGCGAGCGCACCGGACGGAAGCTGCTCTGGGTGCGAAACGTCGGCTCGACGGCGACCAGCCAGGCGATCGACACCGTCGTCTTCGTGAGCGTCGCCTTCCTGCTCGCGCCCTCGCTCCTCGGAATCGGTGACGCGCTTTCGTTTCCGGCGATCCTCGGGCTGATCGTCGGGCAGTACCTGATCAAACTGCTTATCGCGCTGGCGGATACGCCCCTCGTCTACGCGGTCGTCGGGCTGGTACGCTCTCGGGGTCTCGCTCGGACGGCGCCCGCCGACGCCGACTGACGATCGATCACTCCACTCGTTTCGCGAACCCGAAGCGCGGCTTTACGTCCTCGATCTCGATCTCGACCTCGTCGCCCCTCCCGGCGCCGGGAACGAAGACGGTGTAGCCCTCGATCCGGGCGATCCCGTCGCCCTCGCGCCCCTCGTCCTCGATCTCGACCGTCAGTCGATCGCCCTCCGAGACGGGCGCGGTGAGATAGCCCTTCGCGATCAGGTAGACCTCCGAGGACTGCTTCCGAGAGGCCTTCGGACTGGTGGTGCGGACGTACTCGAAGGTCTCCTCGAGGTCCTCCCTGAAGGGCGCGAGGTCCTGTCCCTCGAACACCTTCACGACGAAGTCACCGCCGGGGGCGAGCACGTCGCGTGCGGTCTCGAACGCCTGGCGAGCGAGGTGGACCGAGCGGGCGTGATCGAGCGAGTACTCGCCGGTCATGTTCGGCGCCATATCGGAGAGGACCACATCGGCCTCGCCGACCCGCTCGGCGATCCGCTCGCGGGTCCGCTCGTTGGTCATGTCGCCCTTGATCGTCTCGACGTCCTCTAGGGAGTCGATCCGCTGGAAGTCCACTCCCAGGACGGTGCCGGTGCCGACGCGCTCCTTCGCGACCTGGAGCCAGCCGCCCGGCGCGGCGCCCAGGTCGACCACCCGGTCGCCGTGCGAGAGGACGTCCTCGAGATCGTCGAGCTGTTTGAGCTTGTACGCCGCCCGGGAGCGATACCCCTGCTGTTTCGCCTTGTTGTAGTACTCGTCCTTTCCGGACATTCTGTTGGTGGAACGTACGCGAGCGACCCGTAAACGCCCTTCGCTCCCCGTC comes from the Halalkalicoccus sp. CG83 genome and includes:
- the tatC gene encoding twin-arginine translocase subunit TatC, with amino-acid sequence MSSSIVDEDTARSLNSGKESIGAVLSTAQTHLQKVFIIFVVGFLGTFYALRAYVWDWLKWVTVSEMAPEVAEEHEIIVQTPFEVILLQAKIGIVAGILIALPLLLYLSRHELRARGYWPQTPISRWKAVAIALLSLGLFVGGVVYAFAVFFPLILGFLATFSLGVGVTPTWSIVMWTEFLVLLTISFGLAAQLPLAMSSLAYIEVVPYETFRDKWRYAILGIFMFGALFSPPDPISQIMWALPLIVLYGFSLGLTRFIVNLKRGGRAEIGPTFRRNAGKLIGAPLLLAAALYAALVSGAGRYLHDELLAPRGIALPEALWLQQVLGVSREIALAVGAAGATFLLAFAVLGLYYLFTSVNVEESAGGRMGDPAGIDLAPLDAAGVRAAPDAAFEALSEEEALKLARSAIDDGEGEKAEAILERFDAAHEDDADGDASATNAETTAGTETGADAGAETAAGEGGVVQDTATGMFAAFSEEKDEDDIGGYIYDIKYIADSLRSRLFVIFAVFGLVLMGTFTFFYLGGVRVITEDFVSRMPAAIVSVEDFRIIDLHPVETLIFIIKVSTMLAALAILPMLLYYAWPAMRDRGLTTGQRSVVYEWTVAFVLALVGGTLLGYYYIAPGIIGFLVYDAVRGGMIISYQISKFSWLIIYTTVGVGLLACVPITMWMLFRGKVSSYRAMRNRWREMTIAVFAVSGVFTPISVLTMFLVAIPTMLAYGLGLAGLWVVTAGGRRDHVPPDDRSIGSESDEGSAKWLALILAILVLVGIGVVAGGVSSVVDDTSFGSDDPPEEPPLEEDDPGEPADDDSTAADDEAADENASGGDANEAEPAGSGSDDETERDEPNATDDDETDGDNATDGDNETDAAEPNDTENETDDADEDGGIDDGDDDGSGIDVREPIDG
- a CDS encoding DUF4397 domain-containing protein, which translates into the protein MAQYTRRSVLAGIGAGVAIGAGAGVDGASSHGEREDAVRIVHLSPDVPTVDVYANGDPAFENVDPLTQSDYVSYEPRSYALSFTPAGERPEEAIFETDVRLDSGEYTLAAIGEVCSLSERPLELVRFEDENGPTEPGHARLRAVHASPDAPAIDVATDDGTVLAEGLEFGEGVYVDVPVDEEILETREAGEEDELARFALDLEAGSVYTAYAVGYLTPEEAPANVSDDFSFSLAITEDATPGEQ
- a CDS encoding ribbon-helix-helix domain-containing protein; this translates as MPKISVEVPQELLEDLDSHVGDEGKFVNRSEAIRASIRKTLDLLDEIDQRQGRLEDER
- a CDS encoding queuosine precursor transporter — its product is MSGRADAPRLALAALFVTALVTAQLLAVKILAFGLPFELPLVGREVIVPAGVLAYAITFLATDCYAELYGRRPAQTLVNVGFAMILVMLSLVWLAILAPGSPAGVDPDLFARVLAPSTNVVLGGLCAYLVSQNWDVIAFHRIRERTGRKLLWVRNVGSTATSQAIDTVVFVSVAFLLAPSLLGIGDALSFPAILGLIVGQYLIKLLIALADTPLVYAVVGLVRSRGLARTAPADAD
- a CDS encoding 23S rRNA (uridine(2552)-2'-O)-methyltransferase gives rise to the protein MSGKDEYYNKAKQQGYRSRAAYKLKQLDDLEDVLSHGDRVVDLGAAPGGWLQVAKERVGTGTVLGVDFQRIDSLEDVETIKGDMTNERTRERIAERVGEADVVLSDMAPNMTGEYSLDHARSVHLARQAFETARDVLAPGGDFVVKVFEGQDLAPFREDLEETFEYVRTTSPKASRKQSSEVYLIAKGYLTAPVSEGDRLTVEIEDEGREGDGIARIEGYTVFVPGAGRGDEVEIEIEDVKPRFGFAKRVE